One genomic window of Luteitalea pratensis includes the following:
- a CDS encoding M14 family zinc carboxypeptidase, with protein sequence MTPTATRLLAATTALVLLTSLPHGTLAQTRKAPSTQKIDEAYTAKIKEHLQDPRITTELVDHLPASATVPTPLAFHGRIVGTPGELTYAKDIHRYLQALDKASERATLWTIGKTEEGRDMVLLAIADEATIAHLGAYRDKLAQLTDPRKTTEAQARELLGTAKPIYWLTSGMHSPENGGPEMLQELAYRLIVEDSPFVKQIRENVITFITPVIEVDGREKQVDTYYFNKKRAENDARLPLMYWGKYVAHDNNRDGMGQFLALTRHVTKVQNEWKPTVMHDLHEAQTYLYASTGTGPYNEALDPITVDEWWLLAKTEVMEMTKRGVPGVWTYGFYDGWTPNYMFFIAHTHNAIGRFYEVQSYGPDNYEARAGATITSREWFRPNPPLPSIKWGPRNNTNIQQSAALIALNHVAKNRELYLENYWLKNKRAVEAGRTGKVNAWVIPAAQYRKGEAVDAVNELRRQGLEVHRATSAFRAGTVDVAAGDYVIRGDQPYRTMAEMYFGVQNFAPANPRPYDDTGWTFQYMRNVSLKAVSDTTVFDKPMTLLTIDAVAPGGIDGTGAAAIVVAHTTDNNLMKFRFAHTGVKMRAAEEDFEAAGQKFRAGAFIVDGADRKAIEPTLVSLGLSAWAVASAPTVKTHDLDLPRIGYVHAWQRTQDEGWVRAALDTYGVPYTYFSDIALRDGNLRTKYDVIIYPHVGGTAQAQINGIPRVGTTPLPYRRTDGTPNLGALDQADDIRGGMGMEGLMELVKFVRAGGTLITEGSTASILPEFGMTNGLAVERPPGLFARGSIMKSAWQDRTSPIAYGFEDKTLPVYFNQEPVFNASASTGAAGGGGGGAAVPGVGQNTTPMAGSPNRIASLEPEAKPDAKADARPQAEAADDFRQMARRLGVNVDESRPRTVLAFPRNPDDMLLSGGLAGGQALSGRAQVLDATLGDGHVVMFAIRPFWRWQTQGTFFLGFNAILNWNDLDAGKPPTRTDTQP encoded by the coding sequence ATGACCCCGACCGCCACCCGCCTGCTGGCGGCCACCACAGCGCTGGTGCTGCTGACCTCGCTCCCGCACGGCACCCTTGCGCAGACCCGCAAGGCGCCGTCGACGCAGAAGATCGACGAGGCCTACACGGCCAAAATCAAGGAGCACCTGCAGGACCCGCGCATCACCACGGAGCTGGTGGACCATCTCCCTGCGTCGGCCACCGTCCCGACGCCCCTCGCATTCCACGGCCGCATCGTCGGCACGCCCGGCGAGTTGACGTATGCGAAGGACATCCATCGTTACCTCCAGGCGCTCGACAAGGCCTCCGAGCGCGCCACGCTGTGGACCATCGGCAAGACCGAGGAGGGCCGCGACATGGTACTGCTGGCCATCGCCGACGAGGCGACGATCGCGCACCTCGGCGCCTATCGCGACAAGCTCGCCCAGCTCACGGACCCGCGCAAGACGACCGAGGCGCAGGCCCGGGAGTTGCTCGGGACAGCCAAGCCGATCTACTGGCTGACCAGCGGCATGCACTCGCCGGAGAACGGCGGCCCCGAGATGCTGCAGGAGCTCGCCTACCGGCTGATCGTGGAGGACTCGCCGTTCGTGAAGCAGATTCGCGAGAACGTCATCACCTTCATCACGCCAGTCATCGAGGTCGACGGGCGCGAGAAGCAGGTCGACACCTACTACTTCAACAAGAAGCGGGCCGAGAACGACGCGCGCCTGCCGCTGATGTACTGGGGCAAGTACGTCGCGCACGACAACAACCGCGACGGCATGGGCCAGTTCCTCGCGCTGACACGGCACGTCACGAAGGTGCAGAACGAGTGGAAGCCGACCGTGATGCACGACCTGCACGAGGCGCAGACATACCTCTACGCCTCGACGGGCACCGGCCCGTACAACGAGGCGCTCGATCCGATCACCGTCGACGAGTGGTGGCTGCTCGCGAAGACCGAGGTCATGGAGATGACCAAGCGCGGCGTGCCCGGCGTGTGGACCTACGGGTTCTACGACGGCTGGACGCCCAACTACATGTTCTTCATCGCCCACACGCACAATGCCATCGGCCGGTTCTACGAGGTGCAGAGTTACGGGCCCGACAACTACGAAGCTCGCGCCGGCGCCACGATCACCAGCCGCGAGTGGTTCCGCCCGAACCCGCCCCTGCCGTCCATCAAGTGGGGGCCGCGCAACAACACCAACATCCAGCAGTCCGCGGCGCTGATCGCCCTCAACCACGTGGCGAAGAACCGTGAACTGTACCTCGAGAACTACTGGCTGAAGAACAAGCGCGCCGTCGAGGCAGGCAGGACCGGCAAGGTCAACGCGTGGGTCATCCCCGCGGCCCAGTACCGCAAGGGCGAGGCGGTCGACGCGGTCAACGAGCTGCGCCGGCAGGGCCTCGAGGTGCACCGCGCGACCAGCGCTTTCAGGGCCGGCACCGTGGACGTCGCCGCCGGCGACTACGTCATCCGCGGCGACCAGCCGTATCGCACGATGGCCGAGATGTACTTCGGCGTCCAGAACTTCGCCCCGGCCAACCCGCGGCCCTACGACGACACCGGCTGGACATTCCAGTACATGCGGAACGTATCGTTGAAGGCGGTCTCCGACACGACCGTGTTCGACAAGCCGATGACGCTGCTGACCATCGATGCGGTCGCTCCGGGCGGCATCGATGGCACCGGCGCCGCTGCCATCGTCGTTGCCCACACGACGGACAATAACCTGATGAAGTTCCGCTTTGCGCATACCGGCGTGAAGATGCGGGCGGCCGAGGAGGACTTCGAAGCGGCGGGGCAGAAGTTCCGCGCTGGCGCCTTCATCGTCGACGGGGCCGATCGCAAGGCGATCGAGCCGACGCTGGTGTCGCTGGGCCTGTCGGCATGGGCCGTCGCCAGCGCGCCAACGGTCAAGACGCACGACCTCGACCTGCCACGCATCGGCTACGTCCACGCCTGGCAGCGGACGCAGGACGAGGGGTGGGTGCGCGCCGCGCTGGACACCTACGGCGTTCCTTACACGTACTTCAGCGACATCGCGTTGCGCGATGGCAATCTCCGCACGAAGTACGACGTGATCATCTATCCACACGTCGGCGGCACGGCGCAGGCACAGATCAACGGCATCCCGCGGGTCGGCACCACGCCGTTGCCCTATCGCAGGACCGACGGCACGCCGAACCTCGGCGCGCTCGATCAGGCCGACGACATCCGCGGCGGCATGGGCATGGAAGGGCTGATGGAGTTGGTGAAGTTCGTGCGCGCGGGCGGCACGCTGATCACCGAAGGGTCGACGGCGTCGATTCTCCCGGAGTTCGGGATGACCAACGGGCTCGCGGTCGAGCGGCCGCCCGGCCTGTTCGCGCGCGGGTCGATCATGAAGAGCGCGTGGCAGGACCGCACGAGCCCGATCGCCTACGGCTTCGAGGACAAGACGCTGCCCGTCTACTTCAATCAGGAACCGGTGTTCAACGCGAGCGCCAGCACGGGCGCGGCGGGCGGGGGCGGAGGTGGCGCCGCGGTCCCCGGCGTCGGCCAGAACACCACGCCGATGGCGGGATCACCGAACCGCATCGCGTCGCTCGAGCCCGAGGCAAAGCCCGACGCAAAGGCCGATGCGCGTCCACAGGCCGAGGCCGCCGACGACTTCCGCCAGATGGCCCGGCGGCTGGGCGTGAACGTCGACGAGTCGCGGCCACGCACCGTGCTCGCCTTCCCGCGCAACCCGGACGACATGCTGTTGTCGGGGGGGCTCGCCGGTGGCCAGGCACTCTCGGGCCGTGCCCAGGTCCTCGACGCCACGCTGGGCGACGGCCACGTGGTGATGTTCGCCATCCGGCCGTTCTGGCGCTGGCAGACGCAGGGCACCTTCTTCCTGGGCTTCAACGCGATCCTCAACTGGAACGACCTCGACGCAGGCAAGCCGCCAACGCGCACCGACACGCAACCGTGA
- a CDS encoding sugar phosphate isomerase/epimerase family protein, producing the protein MPTTFPPAIAHGADRRAFLKGTALAAGAGLLAAAPAAGDTRPLADSEKLTRIAANTYPIRPLFKRRPSTPPAASAAAAASADEMKKKYGEITLLDFPQFTIDRFPSVRKMDLWSSLFGDVTDDSMFVKVTTTRDGRTTENWEFDPAAAASKKWLGQLTDRMARTGVSCHHVSNNAPRNISDLDASLRRAGISVAKTWLDACATIGAKSMRVNTGGPRIVPGATATTNYPRNDEVVKYIRNAVESFREMADYGGKLGVKVTIENHWGLSADPMNMRIILDEVNHPYCEASPDFCNWEHEYMLYHGLQALLPYTHTTVHAKYWNRWENVDLQRCVRLMINGGFKGVFALEYEDGPWDGVEGAQRLMKEVLAGL; encoded by the coding sequence ATGCCGACGACATTCCCTCCCGCTATCGCGCACGGCGCGGATCGCCGTGCCTTTCTGAAGGGCACCGCCCTGGCTGCAGGGGCGGGCCTGCTGGCCGCGGCTCCAGCTGCTGGCGACACACGTCCACTCGCTGATTCAGAGAAGCTGACGCGAATCGCGGCCAACACGTATCCGATTCGCCCACTCTTCAAGCGCCGCCCGTCGACGCCGCCGGCGGCGTCAGCCGCAGCCGCGGCCTCGGCTGACGAGATGAAGAAGAAGTACGGCGAAATCACGTTGCTCGACTTCCCGCAGTTCACCATCGACAGGTTCCCGAGTGTTCGGAAGATGGACCTGTGGTCGTCCCTGTTCGGTGACGTCACCGACGACAGCATGTTCGTCAAGGTCACGACTACCCGAGACGGACGCACCACCGAGAACTGGGAGTTCGATCCGGCGGCGGCAGCTTCGAAGAAATGGCTTGGTCAACTCACCGACCGCATGGCTCGGACCGGGGTCAGCTGCCATCACGTCTCGAACAACGCGCCGCGCAACATCTCCGACCTCGACGCCAGCCTCCGGCGCGCTGGTATCAGTGTCGCAAAGACCTGGCTCGACGCGTGCGCGACGATTGGCGCCAAGTCCATGCGGGTGAACACCGGTGGTCCCCGCATCGTCCCGGGCGCCACCGCGACGACCAACTATCCACGCAACGACGAGGTGGTCAAGTACATCCGCAACGCCGTCGAGTCGTTCAGGGAGATGGCCGACTACGGCGGCAAACTCGGCGTCAAGGTGACCATCGAGAACCATTGGGGATTGAGCGCCGATCCGATGAACATGCGGATCATCCTCGACGAGGTCAACCACCCGTACTGCGAAGCCTCACCGGACTTCTGCAACTGGGAGCACGAGTACATGCTCTATCACGGGCTCCAGGCGCTGCTGCCGTACACGCACACGACAGTGCACGCCAAGTACTGGAACCGGTGGGAGAACGTGGACCTGCAGCGCTGCGTCCGCCTCATGATCAACGGCGGCTTCAAGGGTGTGTTCGCCCTCGAGTACGAGGACGGGCCGTGGGACGGCGTCGAGGGCGCGCAGCGGTTGATGAAGGAGGTCCTGGCCGGGCTCTGA
- a CDS encoding nucleoside deaminase — protein sequence MTDADALARCDALAQIAASQGESPVGSAVVLGDAIIGEGVEAAKARHDVTCHAEVEAIRAAVATHGRDLSAATLYTTHEPCLLCSYVIRHHRIARVVIRHAVPDVGGATSRLPVLTTTDVASWGPPPVINWIT from the coding sequence ATGACCGATGCCGACGCCCTTGCCCGCTGCGACGCGCTCGCGCAGATCGCTGCCAGCCAGGGCGAATCCCCGGTCGGCTCAGCCGTCGTGCTGGGCGACGCGATCATCGGCGAAGGTGTCGAAGCCGCGAAGGCCCGCCATGACGTCACCTGCCACGCCGAGGTCGAGGCTATCCGCGCCGCAGTCGCGACGCACGGCCGCGATCTCTCGGCGGCGACGTTGTACACCACTCACGAACCCTGCCTGCTGTGCAGCTACGTGATTCGGCACCACCGGATCGCGCGCGTCGTCATCCGTCACGCCGTTCCGGACGTCGGCGGGGCCACCTCGCGCCTGCCGGTGCTCACCACCACGGACGTCGCGTCGTGGGGGCCACCACCGGTCATCAACTGGATCACGTAG
- a CDS encoding CRTAC1 family protein — MTESSRTAGLNFVHAAPTLDAKLAHIMPQVASMGAAVSVVDVDADGHADLYVTDSQEGSRNRLYRNRGNGTFEEIAAALGIAALNEASTGVSMGSAWGDYDNDGFPDLLLHRWGRQELFHNDGGRAFTRVSEQAGLPTWANINTATWLDFDRDGRLDFFMGGYFAEDVNLWALSTTKIMPQSFEYATNGGRKYLYRNLGGGRFEEVSAARGLASTRWALAVVAADLRGTGYPDLFIANDYGVSELFVNEGGRFREVGRQAGVGYAPKSGMNAAVGDVLNQGRFAIYVSNISEEGILIQGNNLWVPTGGDAKTLPTYENLARSMNVDLGGWSFGAQFGDLNNDGTQDLYLVNGYVSASRTESYWYDYSKVAGGHEVVISDAKNWPAMGTRSLAGYQAKRVWVNDGAGRLVDVAQMVGVTDRHDGRSVALADFANRGMLDVVVANQRGPLLLYRNDVAPGRGWIGFDLEGSCRPDTPASQRCSNRDAIGAQVTLHWQGQQQVQEVLGNSGFCGQNQRRLHFGLGAATVADRAVVRWPSGKMQEIVHPSINQVHVLREPA; from the coding sequence ATGACCGAGTCTTCGAGGACCGCCGGGCTGAACTTCGTACATGCGGCGCCGACGCTGGACGCGAAGCTGGCGCACATCATGCCGCAGGTGGCATCGATGGGGGCGGCCGTGTCCGTGGTGGACGTCGACGCCGACGGTCACGCCGATCTCTACGTGACCGACAGCCAGGAGGGGTCGCGCAATCGCCTGTATCGCAACCGCGGCAATGGCACGTTCGAGGAGATCGCGGCAGCGCTCGGCATCGCCGCACTCAACGAGGCGTCGACGGGTGTGTCGATGGGATCGGCATGGGGTGACTACGACAACGACGGCTTCCCTGACCTGCTGCTCCACCGTTGGGGGCGACAGGAACTGTTCCACAACGACGGCGGCCGCGCCTTCACGCGGGTGAGCGAGCAGGCGGGCCTGCCGACCTGGGCCAACATCAACACGGCCACGTGGCTGGACTTCGATCGCGACGGGCGACTCGACTTCTTCATGGGCGGCTACTTCGCAGAGGACGTCAACCTCTGGGCGCTGTCGACCACGAAGATCATGCCGCAGAGCTTCGAGTACGCGACCAACGGCGGCCGCAAGTACCTGTATCGCAACCTGGGAGGGGGGCGGTTCGAGGAGGTCAGTGCCGCGCGCGGGCTCGCCTCGACGCGCTGGGCCCTTGCTGTGGTGGCCGCCGACCTGCGCGGCACCGGCTATCCGGATCTGTTCATCGCCAACGACTATGGTGTGTCGGAGCTCTTCGTCAACGAAGGCGGTCGGTTCCGAGAGGTCGGGCGCCAGGCCGGCGTCGGCTACGCGCCCAAGAGCGGCATGAATGCAGCGGTCGGCGACGTCCTGAACCAGGGCCGCTTCGCGATCTACGTCTCGAACATCTCCGAGGAGGGCATCCTCATCCAGGGCAACAACCTGTGGGTACCCACGGGTGGCGACGCGAAGACCCTGCCCACGTACGAGAACCTTGCCCGCTCGATGAACGTGGACCTCGGCGGCTGGAGCTTCGGCGCGCAGTTCGGCGACCTCAACAACGATGGCACGCAGGACCTGTACCTCGTGAACGGCTACGTGTCCGCCTCTCGTACCGAGAGCTACTGGTACGACTACTCGAAGGTGGCTGGCGGACACGAGGTTGTCATCTCCGACGCGAAGAACTGGCCGGCGATGGGCACGCGCAGTCTTGCCGGCTACCAGGCCAAGCGCGTCTGGGTGAACGACGGCGCGGGCCGCCTGGTCGACGTGGCACAGATGGTCGGCGTCACCGATCGCCACGATGGCCGCTCGGTCGCGCTCGCCGATTTCGCCAACCGCGGCATGCTCGACGTCGTGGTCGCCAACCAGCGCGGACCGCTGCTGCTCTATCGGAACGACGTCGCACCCGGGCGCGGCTGGATTGGCTTCGACCTCGAGGGCAGCTGCCGTCCCGATACGCCGGCGAGCCAGCGCTGCTCCAACCGCGACGCGATCGGCGCACAGGTCACGCTGCACTGGCAGGGCCAGCAGCAGGTGCAGGAGGTGCTCGGCAACTCCGGATTCTGTGGCCAGAACCAGCGTCGGCTGCACTTCGGACTCGGGGCGGCCACTGTCGCCGACCGGGCGGTCGTCCGCTGGCCCTCGGGTAAGATGCAGGAGATCGTGCATCCGTCAATCAATCAGGTGCACGTGCTGAGGGAACCCGCATGA
- a CDS encoding CRTAC1 family protein yields MTDSRLAAFALTIGMGFAVGPLAACRQTADVSPEVYREAVVAFHTALAAIDTSQEVLAREKLDRVVALVPQEPAGWANLGLLLLRQQENAAAREKLTRAAELAPNAAAIVRLQALVESREGNLAESTRLWRRAVELDPTDPKAAYALAQETERQGGKDADAEAQRVLEQLLTRSDSLPVRLDYARLAAKRGDARGLAQALGSLAAVSGAWPVAARERLAAVQAAAASNPRAAATQVAFLRNLLTRETAYRRALARVTTPLDAVGEPITRFLVLPAPTVAPAPPDTGIGFNIVVAGEDASSWVGTIAIHADDRETLIAATSTAIEVHTRPGWRIPLPAKQRTAPGDVRVIAADLNYDYRTDLVLLGADGLAFKAFTGQVDEGASVDRTADTKLDATTLRTPTRAGWPADVDVDGDLDLVIAPIDGDAFVLRNNGDGTFVRQQPFGPCSRLQGFAWADFDGEGVPDAACLDAAGAVQVFVNLRGGAFEAARVPGAPATLLAVAAGDVTGDGRPDLVGVTASGAIVALTFEEAASGAAQLQAPVWRWRDIARLPATPAGATTATTRLLLADLDNNAALDIIVSATDTQVLLGGSPYGFIALAAPIALRTRAVADLDDKGRLHLVGLMADGRLAVAENVGTKAYHWQRVRARAATATGDQRVNSFGIGGEVEVRSGLHVQTYPIAGPIVHIGLGEATTSDVIRIFWPNGVMQSEFLQKADATIRADQRLKGSCPWLFAWNGREMAFVTDLIWRSPLGLRINAQVTADASMTEDWVKVGGSQLVPRDGAHDLRITAELWETHFFDLVSLAVVDHPLGTEVFVDERFAIPAPALAPVVTGPLQPFARVIDDTGRDASAVVKSRDDQHLDFAGRGAYQGITRQHAIELVVPDEASRKGPLYLVAQGWVHPTDSSINVAIAQGTQAKPMGLALEVAGADGRFRVVKSNLGFPSGKDKSVLIPLDGVLPASGPRRLRLTTNLEIFWDRLAWAVGRPDVAVAPRRLPLRSAELRYRGFSVTAQQESAPERPRYVVQGTAPRWLDLEGFHTRFGDVLPLLTSVDDRYIIMNAGDELALRFTEAPAAGPGIVRDFIVVGDGWVKDGDYNTTFSRTVLPLPTHASGRYDKAPNNLEDDPVYRQHADDFATYHTRYVTPDARNALRARVPRQAR; encoded by the coding sequence ATGACGGACTCCCGACTCGCCGCGTTTGCGTTGACCATCGGAATGGGCTTCGCCGTCGGGCCCCTGGCGGCGTGCCGACAAACGGCCGATGTCTCGCCGGAGGTCTACCGCGAAGCCGTCGTCGCGTTCCACACGGCCCTGGCGGCGATCGACACGAGCCAGGAAGTCCTGGCCCGCGAGAAGCTGGATCGTGTCGTGGCCCTGGTGCCGCAGGAGCCTGCGGGCTGGGCCAATCTCGGGCTGCTGCTGCTGCGACAACAGGAGAACGCCGCAGCCAGGGAGAAGCTGACTCGGGCCGCCGAGCTCGCTCCGAACGCGGCCGCAATCGTGCGCCTGCAAGCGCTCGTCGAAAGTCGTGAGGGCAATCTCGCCGAGTCGACACGCCTGTGGCGCCGTGCCGTCGAACTCGATCCCACCGACCCGAAGGCCGCCTATGCGCTGGCGCAGGAGACGGAACGGCAGGGCGGTAAGGACGCCGACGCCGAGGCACAGCGCGTACTCGAACAGCTCCTGACGCGGTCCGACAGCCTCCCCGTACGCCTCGACTACGCGCGCCTGGCCGCGAAGCGTGGCGACGCGCGTGGGCTCGCGCAGGCGCTGGGCTCATTGGCTGCCGTGTCGGGCGCATGGCCAGTGGCCGCACGTGAGCGCCTTGCAGCGGTGCAGGCCGCGGCGGCATCCAATCCGCGAGCGGCGGCGACGCAGGTGGCCTTCCTGCGCAACCTGCTCACGCGCGAGACCGCATATCGACGAGCGCTCGCGCGGGTGACGACGCCGCTCGATGCGGTCGGCGAGCCAATCACCCGCTTCCTGGTGCTGCCGGCACCGACCGTGGCGCCCGCCCCGCCGGACACGGGCATTGGCTTCAACATCGTGGTGGCTGGCGAGGACGCCAGCAGCTGGGTGGGAACCATTGCGATCCACGCCGACGACCGGGAGACCCTGATCGCGGCAACGTCCACTGCGATCGAGGTACATACGCGCCCGGGTTGGCGGATCCCGCTGCCAGCGAAGCAGCGGACGGCGCCTGGCGACGTGCGGGTCATCGCAGCGGACCTGAACTACGACTACCGTACCGACCTGGTGCTCCTTGGCGCGGATGGTCTTGCCTTCAAGGCCTTCACGGGCCAGGTCGACGAAGGGGCTTCCGTCGATCGCACCGCAGACACGAAGCTGGACGCAACGACGCTGCGCACCCCGACACGCGCGGGCTGGCCTGCGGACGTCGATGTCGATGGCGATCTCGATCTCGTCATCGCCCCGATCGACGGCGACGCCTTCGTGCTGCGCAACAACGGCGACGGTACCTTTGTGCGACAGCAACCCTTCGGACCCTGCAGCCGGCTGCAGGGGTTTGCGTGGGCGGATTTCGACGGCGAAGGCGTCCCCGATGCCGCGTGCCTCGACGCAGCCGGAGCCGTGCAGGTCTTCGTCAATCTTCGAGGTGGCGCGTTCGAGGCCGCGCGCGTTCCGGGGGCTCCCGCGACGCTGCTGGCGGTGGCCGCTGGTGACGTCACAGGCGATGGCCGTCCCGATCTCGTCGGCGTCACGGCGAGCGGCGCCATCGTGGCCCTGACGTTCGAGGAGGCGGCAAGTGGCGCGGCGCAGTTGCAAGCGCCGGTCTGGCGCTGGCGCGACATCGCCCGACTGCCCGCAACGCCGGCCGGTGCGACGACAGCCACCACCCGACTGCTGCTGGCCGATCTGGACAACAACGCCGCGCTCGACATCATCGTCTCGGCCACGGACACGCAGGTGCTGCTCGGTGGATCTCCCTACGGCTTCATCGCGCTGGCAGCGCCCATCGCATTACGCACGCGTGCGGTGGCAGATCTGGATGACAAGGGGCGACTCCATCTCGTCGGCCTCATGGCGGACGGCCGCCTCGCCGTTGCAGAGAACGTCGGCACGAAGGCGTATCACTGGCAGCGCGTGAGAGCGCGCGCCGCCACCGCCACCGGCGACCAGCGCGTCAACTCCTTCGGCATCGGCGGCGAAGTCGAAGTCCGCAGCGGCCTCCACGTGCAGACGTACCCGATCGCCGGCCCAATCGTACACATCGGGCTCGGCGAGGCGACGACGAGCGACGTCATCCGGATCTTCTGGCCGAACGGTGTCATGCAGTCGGAGTTCCTGCAGAAGGCCGACGCGACGATCCGGGCCGATCAGCGCCTCAAGGGATCGTGCCCGTGGCTGTTTGCCTGGAACGGCCGTGAGATGGCCTTCGTCACCGACCTGATCTGGCGGTCGCCCCTCGGCCTGCGCATCAATGCGCAAGTGACAGCCGACGCGTCCATGACCGAGGACTGGGTGAAGGTCGGCGGCTCGCAGCTCGTACCGCGCGACGGCGCGCACGACCTGCGTATCACCGCGGAGCTCTGGGAAACCCATTTCTTCGACCTCGTCTCGCTGGCCGTTGTCGATCACCCGCTCGGCACCGAAGTCTTCGTCGACGAGCGCTTCGCGATTCCCGCGCCCGCGCTCGCGCCGGTCGTCACTGGTCCGCTGCAGCCGTTCGCGCGAGTCATCGACGACACCGGACGCGACGCCTCCGCCGTGGTCAAGTCTCGGGACGATCAGCACCTCGACTTCGCGGGGCGCGGCGCCTACCAGGGGATCACGCGTCAGCACGCCATCGAGCTCGTCGTACCGGATGAGGCCTCGCGCAAGGGTCCGCTCTACCTGGTCGCGCAGGGCTGGGTTCACCCGACCGACAGCTCGATCAACGTGGCCATCGCGCAGGGCACGCAGGCGAAGCCGATGGGCCTCGCCCTCGAGGTCGCCGGCGCCGACGGTCGCTTCCGCGTCGTCAAGTCGAACCTCGGCTTCCCTTCAGGCAAGGACAAGAGCGTCCTGATTCCGCTCGACGGCGTGCTGCCGGCGTCGGGCCCGCGCCGCCTGCGCCTCACGACGAACCTCGAGATCTTCTGGGATCGCCTGGCCTGGGCCGTCGGCCGTCCCGACGTCGCTGTCGCGCCGCGACGCCTGCCGCTGCGTTCCGCGGAGCTCCGCTATCGCGGCTTCTCGGTCACGGCGCAGCAGGAGAGCGCGCCGGAGCGACCACGCTACGTCGTGCAGGGCACGGCGCCGCGCTGGCTCGACCTCGAAGGGTTCCACACCAGGTTCGGAGACGTGCTGCCGCTGCTCACGTCAGTGGACGACAGATACATCATCATGAACGCTGGCGACGAACTGGCCCTGCGCTTCACCGAGGCACCGGCCGCCGGACCCGGCATCGTGCGCGACTTCATCGTCGTCGGCGACGGCTGGGTGAAGGACGGCGATTACAACACGACCTTCTCCCGCACGGTGCTGCCGCTGCCCACGCACGCCAGCGGCCGATACGACAAGGCGCCGAACAACCTCGAAGACGACCCCGTCTACCGGCAGCACGCCGACGACTTCGCGACGTACCACACCCGGTACGTCACCCCAGACGCGCGCAACGCGCTGCGTGCGCGCGTCCCACGCCAGGCCCGATGA